In the Terriglobia bacterium genome, GTGCCGGTGGTATAGGTGCGCGCCTGGCCGTTCTTGAATCGAACGAGGAGATTGCCGCGCGAGACGACGCTGGTATCGATCGGAAGCGTTTTTCCATCCGCGAATACCAGGGTATCAAACCTGATTTCCGGGTCGTGCAGAGGCGTGAAGTCGCCTCCAAGCATCGAAGACATCCGCTTCATTTTGCCTGCCGGCCGCAGTCCCGTCACCTTTCCGAGAATCTCTGTCCCGGCGGGAATCACTTCGCGATCGAATGCATAAACAGGATCGGCAATCTTCCCATGTACAGGCTCGCCGAGCTTCGACTGGACTCTTTCGGTGATGACGACTTTCAACGGAAAACCCTGGTCGAGTGTCAGCGGTACGATGGCTATCCGGTGGATGCCGTCGGACTGGGCAAAGAGCGCTCCGGTCAAAAGGATGAACAGGGCCGGAAGGGCGAGGCATTTACGCAAAAACATACACAAATTCACCTATTGCTGCTTCTTATTGCTGACCACCGGAACCGGCCAGGCGCGAGCGGTCTTCAAATCAGAAGGAAAGTGGGATTCAAGTGGAGTGATTATATCCGATTCGGGCCGGACCTGCAGGGAAAAGGGCACCTGAGGTATTCACCCTATAGACAGCTCCTCCTCGCCAAACCGTAGACAGATTCCATGATGTTGATGGACTGGTCCGCGGAGGGTTTGGGAAATATGCTGAATTCATTGCGGCTTACACACGTAAGGCGTTTGGCAGAATCGGTGCTTTTCGTCGTCTGGAAACGGGATAGAAAGGTAACCAACTATGGATCTGTTTTCCGTTGAGATCCTGGACCGCACCGTCGAGCTTGCTGTGGACGCTATGCCGCCCGATCAGAATCCGCGTGTTGCCGCCTGTGTGATTGCAATCCGCGAATATATCGAATCACCAAACCCCTTATATGAGAGGGCGCTTCAGAGAGCCGTTCTCGAGCTGCTTGAAATAGCGCGCTTGAATTGCCAGTTCCTTATCGCGGCACGCCTGGCGCCGATAGCGCGGCGGTTGAGTGAACCGGGAGGACAGTCCGGTGTCGCCTGACGACGCCAAATATTATTCACGCCGATGTATTTCCTGGTGGCCGGAATGTCACTTATGTATCGTCACAATACGTTAAGCGTTTGACGACTTACTGGCGTTCCCGGCAACCGGGAGTTTCTCGTCATGGAAGAGCACCGCATGAAACACATTCAGGAACTGGACAGATTTTTTTCGCTCTCACCGGACCTTCTATGCATTCTGGACTTTGAAGGACGCTTTATCAGTTTCAACCCGGCTTGGGAGTACGGCCTCGGGTACAGCGCTGAAGAGCTGAGCTCTTTACCTTGTCTTGATCGTGTTCATCCGGATGATCGAGCCCAAACAGTCGAAGCTGTATCGCGCCTGGCGCGCGAAACGGCGAGCGTGACGATCCTTAATCGGTATGAGTGCAAAGACGGGTCGTACAAGTGGCTGCGATGGAACTGCACCTCGGATCTGTCACGCCGGGAAATCTATGGCATTGCCAGGGACATCACACCGGTAAGAAAACTGCAAAACGAACTGCACGAACTCAACGCCACCCTGGAGCAGCGAGTCCGGGTTCGAACGGAACAGTGGCAGCGCGCGAACGAAGCTCTTCGCACCGAAGTGGCAGCGAGAATGCAAACCGAAGAAGCGCTTCGACAGGCGTACCAGACATTGACTTCCATACTCGAGGCCTCTCCGCACGCCATCATTGCTGTCGATTCATCGCGTAACGTCAAAGTCTGGAACGCAGCTGCAACCAGAATTTTCGGATGGAGCGAAGAGGAGGTAATCGGGCGCAAAGTGCCGTTTGTCACCGAAGAAACCCGCGAACAATCCAACCAGTTCAACCAGCGGGCACTGCATGGCGAAACGTTCATCAATTTTGAGTTGCGCCGGCATAAAAGAGACGGAACGCCAACCGACCTTCTGGTGTCTGCGGCCCCCACTCGCGACACCCACGGTGAGATCGATGGTTTTCTAACAGTGGCGACGGACATCACGGAACACAAAGCTCTCGAGCAGCAGTTTCTTCGGACGCAACGGCTGGAGAGTCTCGGAACACTGGCAAGCGGCATCGCGCACGATCTCAACAATGTGCTGTCTCCGATCGTCATGTCGCTGGAGCTATTCCGGCTTAGAACGACGGACGGGACGATGCTGCGAACGCTGGACACTCTGGACCAGTGCGCGCAGCGCGGCGCCGATCTCGTCCGGCAGGTTCTCACCTTTGCGCGCGGCGTGCAGGGAGAACGGATGCCGGTTCAGACCAAGCATCTGTTGCAGGACGTCGAAAAAGTCGTTCTGCAAACGATGCCGAAATCGATAACAGTCTCCTCCGATTTTCCAACCGATCTGTGGATGGTCTCCGCAGATGTGACGCAGCTGCACCAGGTGTTGATGAACCTGATTGTGAACGCCCGGGATGCGATGACGGACGGCGGCAGCTTGTCCATCAGCGCGCGCAATGTAACGCTCGACGAAACGTATGTTGCCATGAATCCTCAAGCCTCGGCAGGCGCCTTCGTCGTGATCGAGGTCCAGGATTCAGGGCACGGCATCCCGCCGGAAATAAAGGAACGCGTTTTCCAGCCGTTCTTCACCACGAAAGAAGTTGGGAAAGGCAGCGGTCTGGGACTGTCGACTGTGGCGGCAATTGTGAAAAATCATGGAGGCTTCCTCACCCTCTATAGCGAAGTCGGGCGAGGCACCTCGTTCAAGGTTTACTTTCCGGCGCCGAAGAGCCCGGCCGGGCAAATAAACAAGCCCGCTCGACAAACGATGCCGGCCGGTAATGGCGAGACGGTTCTGATAGTGGACGACGAAGCCGCCGTCCGGGACATCGCCAAACTGACGCTCGAAGCACACGGTTACCGGGTGCTTGTGGCACAGGACGGTGCGGATGGCGTTGCGGAGTATGCGAAGCATGCCGGCGAAATCCGGCTGGTTATCTCCGATATGGATATGCCCGTGATGAACGGCGCAGCTATGATTCGCTCGCTCGAGCGGATCAACCCGAACGTCCGCATCCTTTCCGCGAGCGGGCTGACGGCGGCTGTCCGTGCCTCCCAACAGCAAACCTCCCATTGGCGCGCCAC is a window encoding:
- a CDS encoding PAS domain S-box protein, producing MKHIQELDRFFSLSPDLLCILDFEGRFISFNPAWEYGLGYSAEELSSLPCLDRVHPDDRAQTVEAVSRLARETASVTILNRYECKDGSYKWLRWNCTSDLSRREIYGIARDITPVRKLQNELHELNATLEQRVRVRTEQWQRANEALRTEVAARMQTEEALRQAYQTLTSILEASPHAIIAVDSSRNVKVWNAAATRIFGWSEEEVIGRKVPFVTEETREQSNQFNQRALHGETFINFELRRHKRDGTPTDLLVSAAPTRDTHGEIDGFLTVATDITEHKALEQQFLRTQRLESLGTLASGIAHDLNNVLSPIVMSLELFRLRTTDGTMLRTLDTLDQCAQRGADLVRQVLTFARGVQGERMPVQTKHLLQDVEKVVLQTMPKSITVSSDFPTDLWMVSADVTQLHQVLMNLIVNARDAMTDGGSLSISARNVTLDETYVAMNPQASAGAFVVIEVQDSGHGIPPEIKERVFQPFFTTKEVGKGSGLGLSTVAAIVKNHGGFLTLYSEVGRGTSFKVYFPAPKSPAGQINKPARQTMPAGNGETVLIVDDEAAVRDIAKLTLEAHGYRVLVAQDGADGVAEYAKHAGEIRLVISDMDMPVMNGAAMIRSLERINPNVRILSASGLTAAVRASQQQTSHWRATLPKPYTAEQLLRAVHDLLQAA